Proteins encoded within one genomic window of Fibrobacterota bacterium:
- a CDS encoding carboxymuconolactone decarboxylase family protein has translation MSSYYLSEDLARFGEMAKTQPGLFDLFMKWYGAAMEPGALDGRTKKLIALAVAFAIQEPYCIDSYAGQCAEAGISPEEMAEAVNVAASIRGGGTIAHWAQVGNTLARKG, from the coding sequence ATGTCCAGCTATTATCTCTCTGAAGATTTGGCCCGATTCGGTGAAATGGCCAAGACCCAGCCGGGACTGTTCGATCTGTTCATGAAATGGTACGGGGCCGCGATGGAGCCCGGCGCCTTGGACGGGCGGACCAAAAAGCTGATCGCCCTGGCGGTCGCATTCGCGATCCAAGAGCCCTACTGCATCGACTCCTACGCGGGCCAATGCGCCGAAGCGGGCATTTCCCCGGAAGAAATGGCGGAAGCGGTGAACGTGGCGGCTTCCATCCGGGGCGGCGGGACCATCGCCCATTGGGCGCAGGTGGGAAATACCCTGGCCCGTAAGGGCTGA